The Mercenaria mercenaria strain notata chromosome 1, MADL_Memer_1, whole genome shotgun sequence nucleotide sequence TTTCTGTTTAAACTTGCTTCTGCTAAACAAATTCAACCCAAAACTGGGCCATATTATGTGCACTTAATACTTAAAATAGTGTACTTTTATGGTCACACATATAGTAAGTTGTTTTCATACTGCCATCTTTGACAAGAATCTCTGTCGTATTACTTCTATTTTGGATCTTGTTAAAAACGGAAAGGAAGCCACAATAATCCTGTCAAGTCGTATGTACATACTATTCACATACTGTACATATATGGTCATATATATTAGCAGAGTCTTGTAAATTACCGTGTTTTATACGTAATAAGAAACGCGACGGCCGATCGATACAGCAATGTTAGTAGCGTCACACTGTCTTCTCTCGAGCCTAAATGAATCATTTTGCAGGAAAGCTGGAGCTAGTACTCAACTGTAAGAAAATGTCAACACTCGGTTTAATGACTTTTCTGCCAGATGGAATACATGCCAATTCCTACGCGTGTCCTAGATTTGTTCCAAGAAACGTCATTGAAAACAGCGACAACCGGCAAGAGAATTGTGTTATGTAAGTTAATTAACAAAGCTAGATAGATACACCGGTATTTTATGTACAATTGTCACCTTAGGTTTaactttttgagaaaaaataacatcaaaatgtaaattatatgtgTAAATACACCTTTACAAGTAATAATACATAAATATCCTAATAGTTTGCgtaaatttatttttgacaattatGTTAATTAGCCACGAAGATGTAAAAGTATCCAACGTTGCACAAACAGTTAAAATTATATCCAATTTCATTCAAGTCACGAATCCCTTTCTTTTTTAATCTTTGGTTCTTTGTTATTATAATCCTCCCCTAGAATGGTTGCTATTTCCCCCTGCATAAACGCCCAGGGAACGCTGGACCCTACAAGGGGACACTTTTTACCACTTGGGCAGTACACTTCCGTTCCAGCCCCTTGCATTTTTATACTGTTTCGAGAACAAGGGAAACAAAATTTGTGATCGCCGACAGACGGACATTGCACAAAATGCGTGTCTTCTAGTCTTTCTTGACAAATGGTACATTTTAAAGATTCCGCATTAGCACTACCTTCTGATAAAGGTCCGCCCATTCCCGGTTCACTAACAGAGCGCGGTGCACGTGCAAAGTTTGTTGATGGTGAATGAATATTATGGCGACCACTGTGAGGCAGTCTCGCGTTCATGTCCCGACCAGGCGGCGATGCGCCCGATAAATTGTCAGTGACATTCATTAATGCCGCCATAGGTGATGGTCCGTTTTGTCCAGAGGGCCCGGGCACAGAGCCATTCGGGGGACTCGGGGCATGGTTGCCCATTGGAGAAGTATTGTTATGAGGATAGCCACTCATTTTCATAGCTTCAGAATGATTCGGATACCACTGTCTTTTATTCTGATCGTTTTGTTCTGTTTCCGGATCAGGTGTTCCTTTCCGTTTTCTTCCAGCTGAATCCGGGTACGCTCTTTGTGTAGGGCCACCGCGACCCATAGGTATACGGTACATACTAGCACTGGGAACTGGCGGTAAACTTGTGTTTATATATAGCGTTGgcaaaaggtcctttttcaatGGCTCTTTAAAGTTTCGAACATGGTCTGTTAAAAGTTCCGACAGAGATCTCCAGTCACCAGACCCGTGTTTCATTTCATATTCTAGACTTTTAAATCCAGGCGACGGCGCCCCGCGAGACGGGTCTTTCGTAGCGTCTTGTGACATTTGCTTAGAAACGGCAGCAATATTAGGAAAAACGTTACCTGAGCCCATAGGATATTCCGTAAACACTTTTAGTTCATATTCATTCCCCGCTTTTGACTGAACATCAAATCCTATTACACGACCACAAACTGTATGATCTTTTTTGTATCTTGTTTCAAACGGAACTATTGTCGCCAAAATTGACAAATTTTCACGAACATTCGGAGGTCTCTTATCATCTGGAGATCTCCGTTTCCAAAGTTCATCTCCACTCGGATTCGAACTGTCTTCGTCGTCTTTAAGAGCTGGATTAACCGGTCTGCCTTGAGTAATACTGTGGCCGGGTGGCGGTCCGTTCATTAATGGACCGTGAACAGACGGATGATATCCAGGGGGATATCCAACAGCACGTGAAACTGGAACATTGTGCGCAGATCTGTGCATATCAGATTTGGGGTCGTCGCGACCTATATGATTTGATATAG carries:
- the LOC128557678 gene encoding probable E3 ubiquitin-protein ligase IRF2BPL — translated: MSMTHRSQRQQCYLCDLPRMPWAMVQDFSEPVCRGCVNYEGADRIEMVLDLARQMKRATGFQDSRGPIKPGHHGPMPPHPRNPHDHHGSMEPPRNHPASVHGERFERSRMVPDFNGMPQGMMQNGGPISNHIGRDDPKSDMHRSAHNVPVSRAVGYPPGYHPSVHGPLMNGPPPGHSITQGRPVNPALKDDEDSSNPSGDELWKRRSPDDKRPPNVRENLSILATIVPFETRYKKDHTVCGRVIGFDVQSKAGNEYELKVFTEYPMGSGNVFPNIAAVSKQMSQDATKDPSRGAPSPGFKSLEYEMKHGSGDWRSLSELLTDHVRNFKEPLKKDLLPTLYINTSLPPVPSASMYRIPMGRGGPTQRAYPDSAGRKRKGTPDPETEQNDQNKRQWYPNHSEAMKMSGYPHNNTSPMGNHAPSPPNGSVPGPSGQNGPSPMAALMNVTDNLSGASPPGRDMNARLPHSGRHNIHSPSTNFARAPRSVSEPGMGGPLSEGSANAESLKCTICQERLEDTHFVQCPSVGDHKFCFPCSRNSIKMQGAGTEVYCPSGKKCPLVGSSVPWAFMQGEIATILGEDYNNKEPKIKKERDS